TTTGCCTATCTCGTCCATGTGAGCTGATCCCCAGGCAATCACACCATCCCTAATATGAGGGTGGAAAGAACAATCTGGGAACGAGGTCAGTGTTTCTTGGCGTAAAAGCTGTTTTCAGCGCCAGCGGTGCCTACCAGCCCGAACCCAAggtctctttcttttttcctcccTTGTCTGCGCTATCGATGACAAGGGAGGAGAAGAGacgaggcctgggtcttagaaTAAACTGCCTCGCCCTTTCAACCATTAGGGACTGGGCGCAGGTATATTTCCCTTGTGCGCCCTATCTTAAACTTGTCACTGAACCTTGATATTGTTTTGcatttgcttctttgtttgcttttgttttgtttttcatctctTTATCTTCCATTCTGGAGcttgaaaatgattttccaaGTTCCAAGTAGGTGTATTTTCAGAACGAATCCAAACGAATCTCTTTTGCCACAACAATCAATCAAAGAAGCGCTATGGCAATGGATACCTTATACGTCTCCCAACAATGGAAAAAGgttctaaaaataattctatTCGGGAGACGATTGACATTAGGAATTAATGGGGACAGGGGCTCCTACCCTAGAATCATGATTGCGcatttcccgcgctttgaagTTCcgctgtgattggtttaaacTCTGAATATTTTTCTCCAATGTATGTAATTGGTCGTTGAAAGCTACCCACAACATTGCGTGGGAATTTGTACTAGCACTCGCCTGGCCTGGTGTATCACATTTGCAACTGAGGACCTAGAATAAAGGCAAACACGATTGAAAAATGGTTCAAAGTTTTACTCCTCTCAAACATTTTAATGAATGATATTTGGTCGAAAGTCGTTTCAAATTCGTCCATATTTGAGTAATTCTGTAGTTTGCATGGCTGGCGAGATAGGGTTCGGGCAGGAGCTGATGAGTAGGAGCACGCAACGTCACCATATTCGGTTTTCACAGACCGATTTACTTTTAGATCGCATTTCCCTgaaatgagactcccgtgggagcgccatgaccaatcacaagaaactaattgaccaacctcgttcccgggGCTCTTTCCCCAATGAAATGGGAAGAGCATTTCCTTAGggaaaaagccctgggaacgaggtgtACTAATTGAcatcactgcgtcactggaccagaACTGTCATTCTTTCACAacagaaaaggtatactaaaagaAAGATCAGTCTGTAAAGATGTCGTGGCATTGGCATAATATTGGAGTTGCATGTTCTtactgatcggctcctggttaGGGTTGGTGCGAGCCATCAACCCAGCGAAAAAATTTTGCCTCGCGCTCGAACTATCCCGCCAACTAAGCAGGCTAGCAATTCTGGTGACCTATTGTTAAACGTGTcgtaaaatatcaaaataagTACATTTTAAGTGTGCGTGTGGATTAAAAACTAATGAATATTGTTCATTGCATGAGTTTAAGTTTCCTTCTCAACGTTATGGGAAGAGGTAAATTGTCAAATCCGTAAATTCCAGTAACCCTGCGCACAATTCCTCTGATAACACTAAGACAAGAAGCTTCTAGATTCAAGCATTCCGGATGAAGAGCACCAATCAGAATATTTCGAATTTTTCTTGATTGACACCTGTCTATTGGTGTCAAGTTGCAGGTATCCGATTGGTTAATTTTAGCACCATATAGCACTAGCGCCTTGACAACGGTTTCAAACTGCCCAATCACGGCTAAGTGTAGTGGGGTATACCAACAATAGTTCTCTGTACAATTTATATCCGCTCCACACAGAAAGAGTGCCGTTACACTTGCCTCGTTACCATTCTGCGCTGCCACGTGCAATGGCGTATATCCCGCGTGATTCCGCGCGTGGATATTGGCTTTGTGACGGAAAAGTAGTTCTATAAGTTCATAATTATTGCAGACTGCGGCAAAATGAATAGGTGTGTCACCGAACAGAACATCGTTGCTGTAGTTTACGTTGGCTCCGAATTCACATAGCATTTCAGTGGTTTGCAACAAGCGTTCGGAACCCGATGCAGAAAGGGCGAGAAGAAGAGGGCTGTAGCCCAAGGGATCAATGCAATTGACGTCAGCACCGCGCAATAAGAGGTTGCGAAGGTGCTCTGGTTCTGCGCATGCGCTGACAGCTGTCCTCAGTTGGCTGCTGAGAGCTCTTCGATTGGTAGAGTTTGCTGCGTTATATTTGAATCTCTTGAAAATACTCACGGACCCTGGAATTTCGAAAACAAGATGAAAATTGAACGGGTAAAAAGACTTGCGGAACATGGTTTAATACATCACTCCCTCACAAAATTTATCGATACCTTTTGGATGTTTGACGTCCCCTCACGATTTCCGTCAATACCCTCTCGATATCTGTCATTACTCCCCTCAAGATTTTTGTCGCTGCGATACCAAATCAAATTGCCGTAACCTCTCGATATTTGTCATTGCCCGCCCCGAGATTTTTGTCGTCGCGATAGCAAATTAAATTGCCATAGGAGGAACTTCACCTTGATTTGCAACAGAAAATACAATTTGCGCATGACCATGTCTTACCTTTACCTAccacaaaaaaaatcaagaacgCAAGGTGCTTTGAGCCCGCAAATGTTTTGAACATAGAGATAATCGCGACTACCTTATcataggaaattaacgctgcgTGAAATTAACGCGATTTGTTAAAATttcgcgttaatttaagtcgcgttatttttgttgagcgttaatttccgcgacGTTAATTAAAcgcagcgttaatttccgcgctcttaatttccagtattttaaGCCCAATTTTGAAACCTGTCCAGACATTCTTGACACTTAActacaagctttctttcttcCCGTATACCCtctatttttcctctttcacaAAAGCTAGGGTGAAGGTTCGTTGTTGCTGTCAGAATTGATGTCAAtatcttctcctttgatttcGGCCAAGATAAATTTCGAATCGTCAAAATAGTCTTTCTCGACAGAGTATGAGACTTGGGCACTTGGCTCAGTTTCAAATTTCTTGGCATCCGGtgttgaagtaaatttgttcCAGTCACCGCCAACTGTGTCTTAAtcgcgttaatttcctttaCTGTGAAATTCTACCCCTACTCTTTcgcgttaattttatttattcaaaactcGTTTTCCAAAAATTCtcgttaatttaagtcgcgttaatttccaacaccttaatttcaaggagcgttaatttcctataataaggtataTCTTTCACTCCGTAACCAGATGACATCATTCTTGTGCTTGGTAGGTAACTTTGTTTCAACTCCGGTTGATGAGGCTGATAAGGCTTCTAGCTATACATGCTAAAATGCCGAGAAAttacaggttaagaatcccaactggcagaaGGCAGACCACTTGGCTATGTACCGGGTCGCTTTTATCAGGGAGACGGAGGATCATCGCAGTTGAACACCTCTACGGCAGACAAACTCACTAGGGGGAACACATTACTAGATGATCGCCCATCCAGTTCTAACTCCACTGAACCAACGACTGCTATACGTAAGTGAGAATTAGTTTCTCCTTTCGAgcaaactgtaaatcacttgaaATCACTCACCATCGTCCTTTTGAAAGCGTCGAATTCGTGACATCTTTGCAACTTTGATCCGGGTGTTGTCAAACACTTGGATGCTgtgctttttttatttcaatgcGCTTGGTTTCCACCTGTTGTATAAATCGAAAAAAATCTACCTGCGCCATTCAACTTCAATATACGTCCTTGAAGAACGCATGGGAAGAAATCTGTTTACCTAACTACGGTTGCGAGTGACACGACACATGAATTAGACAATTGATGGTCGCACGCGCAAATAATACGTCAGCCCCATTCATACGTCTGAAAGATTCACGGTCCAAAAACGGATCATGAATCTAAAGTATCCAAACTCAAGGAGGATCCTTCGGGTCAAATCTAAACCCGGATTTTTCAGATTCGTGATCCAAGCGTTTCCTCGGGAAAGGATTTGCAAAGAGTGTGTTTGGCAAGCGATTTCCCTGTGATATTACTCTTCGAGCGAATAGCTCGGAAAAAGTTTCAGCATCGCGCATGCTCCTTCCTAACCGCTATATTTCCatcaaaaagaaacaaaatagctTCATCGTGTCTATATTACAGTCGAGAAGTTCCtcgatgatgaaaaaaaaaactcctcgCCATGTTTTTCAAATCTCCCGCGCTGTGCAAGCGACGTATGTTGAGTGCTCAATTCAAACAGAGAAAAATCCGTTTTCGGATTTTGCGTTTGTTTGGTATTGAAGAATCCATATGAACTAAGATCACAAATCCGTTTTCAGATTCTCGCAAAGAAACGCacctttagttttgttttgggCAAGTTGATTGTGataaaatttccaccgtaaaaagataacgCAGCTGACGTTTGGAGCTTATTATAaatagcccttcgtcagaccaATTctctctgacaaagggctaactcTCGAAATATATCAACGTCGTTAGCTTTTTGCAGTTGAAATTTGAACcttaatcaacttgtttgaaaccacATTTTCGTATTTGTTCGTATGACTATAATCGTGAGtgctgaaaactgaaaatacagacaatgcgatgatcaaatatAATTCATTCCAATCCACgtttcaaatacatggaaaaattcCTGTATTACCATCAATACATACAATGCTGATATTTCCCACTGTCGGAACATGCATAACCTTTATACTCTCTCacataaataataattagaatAACTTAGGAATCCATCTTGAAACTTCCCAGATCAGATTTGCACGAGAAGTGAAACAATGGCACAAACTTGGACCATTGAAACAGGGAGGTAATGTAAGTAATTACAATCTCTCTTTTTTCCGCTTGGCCACTTTTCAATACTCTTTTAtttatgttttcattttctttgctgCTCCAATCTAACTGTCGGAACAAcatgtttgaaaaacaaaaaaagagttAAATGTGAAGTATTGTCTCTTAAAAGATatggttttaaataaacaaTTCCGTTGTTAGTATTAATGTCAGACGAAGCATTGACCGACGCTGTACATCACAAAGAAAAGTAAAAGTATATTTACTCAGAAAAAGAGAGTATTTAAAGGGAAATTAATAACCTCGGAAGGCCCGTGTAAAATAACATTTAGCAATGAAGCTTCTCAACCAGCTGTCAGTTGACACGAACAGACCTTAATTTGCATAtgataaatttctttttgatCTGCCTAGGCCtgccttttcaaaacaaacgaGCGACGCTTAGCGGGTCGGACAAATGTTAATATTTAAGACTGGCAACAAAAGAAAGTATTCAAAATGATCAAAATGTGTTATCTAGAAGTTCTGGTGGCTTAATAGAGATTCTGCAGCCTTTGAAACCGACCAAACATCTTGTCAACTCTTTTGTCccttttattataataatttctcATCGAAACCGGAACTTTGTTTAAAGTAAAGGATAATGTTATCAATGAAAAGATGATCCTTAGGTTACGCCTGAAAAAGATTACATTTCTCACCTATTTTTCACCCTGTTTGCATCCATTGAGGAGCAAAGAGAAATTCCTTGTGCCGCGTTTCgtcgttgattttttttgttttgacttTTTGTTTCCGGTGCTTCAACCGGGAGACCTTGGGAACCAATTAAATTGAAATCAGCGGTTATCATGGGAAATAGTAAGTATGTCATGTATTCGCTAGAtgttttcaagatggcgggtgTAACGTTGTTTGTAAATGGTTGTGATGAAATCGaaaatttattgaaattttgtgaaatatcAAGCGAAAGAATACAAGTTAAAGATACAGAGGACCTCCTTTCATCTAAGGTAACTATTTGTCTGTGAGAAAATGTCCGTAAAATACGTTTTAAAGTTAAGGCTTTTGTTTTCGCGGCAGACTCGAGGTAACACATGTGTAAACACTACGCAGGTCTACAAATAACAGTCCGTCATCAGACATTGGcggaaaaaaattaactgatgtccgaccaaaagaaaaaattggaaaaaatataaatcaacacAATACCTAATGTCGTCCATCTtgaggggcgtttacacgacagagcaaaaatgacacggatccgacaaaaactggaacggttccaatagtttttgcaaagaaacagtgaagttttatccgttccgtgtcgggtccacaggcgcctatggaccagttacagaacggataaaacttcactgtttctttgcaaaaactattggaaccgttccagtttttgtcggatccgtgccatttttgctctgtcgtgtaaacgcccctttgAAACCGCCTTTCGGGTTGAGAAAGTACATGGATACAACTCACTCCCCTCAGTCCTCGCTTGTCCACGAATGTCAAAACCTTACTAATCCCCCACCCCACGGCAAAACTGAtgcaagaaaaaataacaaatctcCCACCCCCTCGGacacaaaaaggtgccaaaacccTTAGTAACCCCCATCAATGCCCCATACctccccggggtgggggggtgggggtttcaattgacaggtgcattacacacatatatatatatataggtggtttgcaaccaatatTTAtgacataaattcaatagctcGAGCATGCTTCATATTCTTTTATATAGTAACCAAGTTATTCTCTCATtctgattctgattggttctcacctatgatctatcagaggacagacgcatagatgacgacagcactcgattcaagtttgttttgaatcttttgaattttgaatttgaaccaatcacaatttagttcacttcattttttatagacattagatcacgtcagtgctattttcgtgtctgtcaaagtggcgaaatttgaaataaaaaggcatttttttccctatattatttataatttttttattatataaaacaaatagattccatgttgccgtgcgtctgttcagtaatagatcacagaggacgtcaaaatgtggtaagaacatcagtgacacactcggctgcgccttgtGTGTGactttttgttcttaccacattttgacgtcatctcattctgtgatctattactgaacagaagtacggcaacatggaatctattcgttaaattgagcacgctaatgacgtcatcaaactaTCAGCTCGTTGATtatgcttcaaatttgcttcaaatttaaatCCGTTTTCATGCGTGACTTCACCCAtcactttttgaccgatctAAGACAAGATTTAatcgtaatttataataattattgctagaataattaattattttcatgcACATTtgattatcaaaattaattcaatAGTGCGAgtgtgcttcatattcttattgagcatgCTAATGACGTCAGGAAACTAACAACtcattgaatttatgttataaaacaataattagttCATGCGTTAGCTGTGCATATATTGAGATATTGAGCAtttgggaagtttggagagcactcaagaggctAGAACTCTTACACCTCTTTcatgctctccaaacttcccgtATGCTCAATATCTTGACATACCCAtgctgacgcatgaactaattgttaaatatatatatgaaaaatgaactagtcaataagacataactttttccgtgactctgagtttcacgcttacgcgatcatcagtcTATTGACTAGTTTATTTTTCATATATACCACGCTCTGCTATTGCATTGAGCACTGTACCACAAGGAGAGATGGTAACTAAGATGtacatattatatatatattatacaactattccctgaaggggaggtgaatagtggtggatatataccgagacgcgaagcgtcgaggtatatatccaccgctcttcaccgaccctgaggggatagttgttttagtatttaccaaatcagatggataaaaaaacgcttcttcaatttcttcttctgaaactttcgtaaaacgacgcgccatttttctctccgttcgcaaaacagtgaatagccatggatagtccgagttacgggagccaatcaaagcgcgcgaaaattgctatccactgatttggtaaatactaaatatatatatatatatttattataagGTACGCACCGcaagcgggcagtatgcggcgaattctgtgttctgattggctacccaagtgggcaagatggagcgatactggccgcccgggactgcccgtttcgttcccgcaaataaaattttgccaaagttcaagcgagtgcacaaaagttttctctcgccgaaattattttctgctaggtaaaaagattttttgtgatttctctgtcttgatgaaaccagaaaaagcgtcaacgagaatgaaaacaaagaaaacaaatatgttgatgagttttaaaaatatgttttgcaacaaaaaccagcaaactcaaaagtttgttttgaatttgaaaatttgaatttgaaatgtaacgaatcaaatgattgtattttctgcatttatccaatcaggatataggggcacgtgCCATCATTTAAGCatctaactggtttccttttcagtgctcaaaaataaacaaatgagaagatcatttttttcagtgctctaaATATGCAATATACtgtaataaatcttttattgaccaagctagttcggtcaagatggctgggtattggcCTCATTCTCTTTTTGCGCTTTTATGGACCTCGATTTTGTCTCGGTCcttaaaaacgcaaaaagagaacgaggccaatatccagccatcttgacctcgcgcttggtcaataatataaaCATATAAATtataccaagattacagtgTGTTGCGAAGATGAAAAGCGCTCAacaccattacaagtagagtaAAAAGTAatagtaaacacacaaggcaaagatcagctgttgctactcagagtttcacacCGGTTGGCAATCTTCAAGCAACTGAcatcaaatttattacaagcgcatataaacaaagttgacatctaaaacaatggtgttatattacatgacgataTTTATTAAACATTTTAGAGCATCTATTACTTAAGAATGTTCTTTGATGTTTTtgctgtaaggtgggttaaaccaaattatgTTGCATTGactgttctgtctggttgagGTGTTGcggtgagtgggtggtgattcATAATGTAAGCGGAAgtaaatgaagaagcctaagccatgTAATGCAccgtgataaaacactccggacattcGAGAACACTCGAGGAATATAGAAAACACTTATCTgtggctcgtgttttctacatttccttcatgttctcaaaaggaaaaagaaaaggaaagaaaaagagaggATGTGTGTCCtgtaaaattatttgcagccctgctaGGGAGTTTATAAGTTTGATAAGCTTGATTGTTCTTTTCAGAAAACCTAAGAGATATCTAAATGAGTCCCTATGAAGccatttgtttggttttctgtGGTTTTAGGTTGTTTTTATTCGTCCTATTCTATTTATGTCACACTTTTTTTGAGAACACTATCCCCCACAAGAAAGCCACAGTGAAAAGGGGCTGTTTGCTGTGGAGGTGAAGTGGGGAGACATGGAGATAGTTGTGGATTAGAAATGAAGTGACACCGTCTTTCCAAAATGGTTGATAACTTTAATGTTGATGTGAACGTCAAATTCCTCTCAATTTCTTTTACCAGGTACCATCATTAAGATTGAGTACTGGTCAAACAGTAACTGGACAAAGGACAGTCGCTacttatctctcaaaaatgtcCAAAATTACATTATTGGGTAATTCACCATTGGAGCGAGCACAAGTTGATCAATGGTTAGAATACATACAACGTGAACTTGGATCCCTCTTCAAGCACGGAATGTCAACTAAAGGGGCTCTTGAGGTAGGTAGCGTTCAAATGGAACCTGGGATTTGGTTTCTATACCCAGTGGTGCAGATTTTTACCATCAATTCATTCTTGTTCACAGAGATTGCAACTCTTTGTATGTCAGAAATAGACGCACATGCAGGAACTTGTATACTTCAGCTCATTGGTGAATGCTTTTTGGGAATCAAACATTTCTACTCAATCCTTGACAACTTTAAAGTGGTTTCCACATGTTTGGTTTATATTTAGCAAATAAACCCCTTTTGGCGACTGGTATATCAGAGGACAATGCCctaggctgaaagattgtccaaaAAATTAGCAGTTCAAGGCAAGGGCAACTGTGGAATTTTGAGGACAATATTTCAGCTGAGGGTATTATCCTACAATATACTATCAAGCgtgaaatgtatatgaaattcatatttaaTATACTATCAAGCTGGGAagcagtttatttgttttataacCCTCtgaataat
The Acropora muricata isolate sample 2 chromosome 3, ASM3666990v1, whole genome shotgun sequence genome window above contains:
- the LOC136912042 gene encoding 26S proteasome non-ATPase regulatory subunit 10-like, producing MSRIRRFQKDDGSVSIFKRFKYNAANSTNRRALSSQLRTAVSACAEPEHLRNLLLRGADVNCIDPLGYSPLLLALSASGSERLLQTTEMLCEFGANVNYSNDVLFGDTPIHFAAVCNNYELIELLFRHKANIHARNHAGYTPLHVAAQNGNEASVTALFLCGADINCTENYCWYTPLHLAVIGQFETVVKALVLYGAKINQSDTCNLTPIDRCQSRKIRNILIGALHPECLNLEASCLSVIRGIVRRVTGIYGFDNLPLPITLRRKLKLMQ
- the LOC136912043 gene encoding eukaryotic translation elongation factor 1 epsilon-1-like, producing MYSLDVFKMAGVTLFVNGCDEIENLLKFCEISSERIQVKDTEDLLSSKVPSLRLSTGQTVTGQRTVATYLSKMSKITLLGNSPLERAQVDQWLEYIQRELGSLFKHGMSTKGALEDLDKFLQQTVYLVGLQLTLADIMLYYQLHSKMLEMTIYEKEKLINLSRWFNQVQCYPGVQQYLAKVAFLRNTLYL